The Vigna angularis cultivar LongXiaoDou No.4 chromosome 9, ASM1680809v1, whole genome shotgun sequence DNA window AAATACAAGTGATCAGATAAGAAATATTTAACAAGCACTCTTAACAAGACTCTTCCAATATCACACAACACATATTCACTCCAAAATCATGAAACCAAACtacaaaatagaaatatttcAGTAAGCTCATATTCAACCATTTCATATACCAATTCATCAATTCCAAACCAAATCAAGTGTGcaacaaaattgatttaaacATTACCAGTATCAAAAAGTAGTAATTAGCTTGCCTTACCTGTTAAACAACCAAATGACTATATAGAACCCCAAACAGCTCTCATAGATCAAAGGATACTATCTACGAATAACGGAACTCAGATGACACATACAACAACAAATGGTGTGAATGCAAAGGAAGACAAAACAAACTAAAGAAAAGAGCATAAATCAACTTACTATTTTGCATAAACTAATCAACTAAACTTAAAGATCTTGCCGCAAGGATTACTCAAACGGTCTCTGatcttcaaaaagaaaaacgaaGAACGAAAATCcttagagagaagtcagaggaTTCTACAAAGTGGTTTAAAGAGAGATTGTGttttaaaacaatgaaactcaatcataataaaactatttatattaaaaccatttaatattaaaatagatgaGTTTCACTGTTTTTTCTTACCACCGCGACTTCTAAAATGTCATTTGGTAATACTACACTGTATTTTatactttcaaatttaaattaaaaattttattaaaaattatctatattttatttggtaATACTTAACTtacattcttttcatctttataatttagttacttgtactaatttaaaacttttaaccTAGATTCTTTATTTTATGCATAATTTTGTAACtctaaaaatttgaattttcttttaataatttctttaattattcattacttttaaatatttttagcatctttgttgtttatgaattaaattaattagatttaaGAAATTACAATAACACAATATCTAAAAATGTACACATGTGCACTATAGCACATATGTTTACATTAGAATTAGCTAATATATATAGGACATATGAAGGAGAAAACTTGAAATTTCATAGATTTCTCTTCTCACAACTTCATCTCTATAATTTTTTGAACAATCCTTGTAccttataagaaaaaaaaatttaaaacaataataagttttctaaaacaaaCTTTTTCTTAATGAAATATGAGAAGATTTTCAAAACgaattttttgaaataagttttttagaataaattttcGGAATATATTAGATATTGTTGAGAATATATCTATGAAATAAGTTCTCTCACaagttttactcttttttttttttatgaaataagtAACATATGTAATATATACTTTGAGAATAAGTTTTCTGTCAAACTcagtgttttacattttttttttcatcgtCTTTTCCTCTTAAAGAGTGTTAAATAAGAAAACACATTAACAATTATGACTATAGTGACCCCTGCATGATTGAGTGAAAGAGActattttagtctttttattGTTAGTATGTGGGTGCAGGTGGTAATGAGGGGCGTGCAGAAAGAAAAACCTTGCACTCAGAAATGTCCAGCTTTTGTTGGGCTCTAGCCCAGCAGCGTTTAGCCCAAACTCCTAAGCTCAAAATTCTATAGCTAttatatatatctaaaatatgCTTAGCAAAATTCtatagttattatatatatatatatatatatatatatatatatatatataaaatatacttttttttaaagaaaacaatCTTGGGTTTTATAATTATggttttaataacttttttaacatttaaactTTGTAagtatttaaaagtaaaaattagaGTTTCTGATTAGTTTGGAGTTAAATTACAAACACACTCTCAAACATACtcttttgaatatattatttttttattagctaAACTTTAATAGAATCCAAGTTTTATGACACATAATTTAACTAACAAAATTGATTATTCATTGTTCCTGTTTGATTATATGAACAagaatttttaagtttaattgaaaatattgattattcactatttatattaattcaCTGGATTATTCATTGTTCATAATCCATTATTTATGAGaagaaatattttgaatttaattaaaataattaattattcaccGTTCTTAATCAATTATGTGAGAAAAAAATTGGATTTAGTTGATATAATAGACTATTCActgtatataattaaatatgcgttaaaagaaatattttaaatttcattgatATAATCGATTTTTCACTATTTAATTATTTGCAAAACTCCGTAAAATTCAAGTTTGGTGTAccttaaaataaatcattataaaacTAGTTTTTAAGATGTAAATTTGCTTAAAATTATctcaaaaattgatttatatattatatttgcatcaaactaaaataattaaaaatagataaagaaaTCATTCAAAAATTATCGAAATCATCATCTATGTTTTCTTATACTTTTCTaacaacaatatatttaatttaaatattttgaatttgttcaATAGTAATAGTTATTATTATGGTTAAATATGATAGCATATTTAGGAGTTTATgttgatattgaaaataaaagaaaaatacataatttaccAACTAGTTTTAAGAATTGGAAAATACAGTTATGAAatgtttttaaacaaattattactTATTGTATCGTATGAAATATAGACTGAGCGGTTATTGAATAAGGTCGATCGGTTTATCTGTTATTGGTCAACCTGATCAAATGGTTTGGGTTATAATTGGGTCTACAGCGCTAATAAGCTACTTCAAATGGTAATTGGGCCAGTGCTTAAGTTGTTACTGGGCCAATAGTCCAgtggatgataaaataattaaagatatctggttaaagatatttgataaaccaaatccaaaatatttggttgaagatattgataaagcTGTTTATGGGTAACTAACCGGATCTCCAGGTaaggttgtttttatttgatctatgaaACACTTAAAAATACATTGACATGGTCAAAAGCCAGGTATGTTCCACTTACGATTCGACTCACACTTCTAAATACTCAATATtgataatcattcactaaatattcaaccaagagccgaggctcttcaaatcacatgcctaacttgagcgtcgtaGTGCCTTTTTCAGGTACATCCCCCCTCATCAAGAAGAAGATCGATCGGTCAGCAGCAGCAGGAGATTGATGGTGACCGAGCGGTCCAGGCAGTTAAAGACAAGGAAGACACGTCGGagcaggttagtctctcagTCCCGTAAAaatctaccgaaacattttggcgcccaccgtggggccgaacgacaaacccaatggtgaccacgaggagcatggaggAGCAGTAGAGCATCAGAGATTTGATAGCgcagatgcaagcacaaatacAAGCATAGGCAAAAACCATACAGGCGCAGGCGTAAGCACAACAAGAGATACAGTGAAAGCACGCAGAGGAGATTGCGGCGTTAAGGGCGGAACAAGTCCATACCGAGCGTTCCGCCTCAAACCACGAGAATGGAAACGAGGGAAGTAGTAATGGGCAGTCATCCCAGCATACAAACCCGAACGATCGACGAAGGAAAGGACTTTCGCCCATCCAAACCGTTCGGCCAACCAGCTTACTCCTTTTTACGGCGACCATCATGCAAATTGCAATGCCAGAGAAGAATCCTCCGATATTAGAGAGGTATGATGGCTCAACGGATCCCGACAATCATCTTAGGATCTTCACCAATGCAATGGCGTTCTACACGGACAATGACCCGGTCATATGCAGAGCCTTCTCCTTATCGCTTAAGGACAAAGCATTGGAGTGGTATAACACTCTTCCCCCAAacacagtggattgcttcgccACTGTAGAAACCCTCTTTAGAAGGCAATACGCCTCCAATCAGAAACAGGAGATAACACCAGCGGAATTAGTAAATACTAAGCAAGAGAAAGGGGAAACTATGAAAGCCTTTATGAAAAGATATAATGAAACCGCACGGCGAGTTAAAGATGTTAATCACACTTTTATCATCAGCAACCTGCCTTCATGTCTAAGGCCAGGATATTTTGCTGAAAAATTATATGCACGACCACCAAAAACAATGGATGAACTTCAGGAAAGGATAACTGAGTTTCTTAGTACGGAGGACATGCGAATGTCAAAAAGAAAGCAACAACAGGAAGCTGATGTAGGCGGAAAGAGAAAGGACAACAGACAAACATTCGACGATAGTGACAAGGGAGGAGGGTCTCGACCAAAAGACTTCCCCCGAGTGCCTAAGTTTGATCATTACACAGCCATTAATGCACCAAGGGCAAAAATCCTCGCGGAAGCTCTTGGGGCTGAGCTCTTTTCGGTCAGGAAACATCATTCACATAAAAATGCTGATGGAGGAAAGCATAGGCAATACCATCAAAAATTGGGACATACCACCGAAGAGTGtgtaacactcaaaaacaaaatcGAAGAACTTATTCATGTAGGCCATCTCCGTAAATTTGTGGAGAAGGATCGACAACGGATAAGAAGCTCATCAAGGTCTCCACAAAGAAATACAGAACGATCGAATAGAAAGGAGGAGCAGAAACATAGGCGTGGTTGCAACCGCAGCCATAGCTCTGACCGCACAATCCTGAGGTGTATCAATTAGAAGATATGATGAGAAGTCCCTCCTAACACTAGGATTGCGACTCATTTCAAGTTTACATTAGTTGAATTTTGATGTCAtgctttatttcaattaaactATTTTGACAAGACTTACATGTTTACACTTTTGGTATAAATAAAACCAGAAAGTTCCTTTCAATCACATATgttcagtcgttcggcctcattGTTATTC harbors:
- the LOC108336801 gene encoding uncharacterized protein LOC108336801, encoding MPEKNPPILERYDGSTDPDNHLRIFTNAMAFYTDNDPVICRAFSLSLKDKALEWYNTLPPNTVDCFATVETLFRRQYASNQKQEITPAELVNTKQEKGETMKAFMKRYNETARRVKDVNHTFIISNLPSCLRPGYFAEKLYARPPKTMDELQERITEFLSTEDMRMSKRKQQQEADVGGKRKDNRQTFDDSDKGGGSRPKDFPRVPKFDHYTAINAPRAKILAEALGAELFSVRKHHSHKNADGGKHRQYHQKLGHTTEECVTLKNKIEELIHVGHLRKFVEKDRQRIRSSSRSPQRNTERSNRKEEQKHRRGCNRSHSSDRTILRCIN